A genomic segment from Deinococcus yavapaiensis KR-236 encodes:
- a CDS encoding amidohydrolase family protein has protein sequence MDIVDAQVHFNLLGSLEAGMTAMDAVGVKAVLYDEYWGFDERSRILPGYELPNGAFRHVFPLAEEAALRFPERFAYLVRFDRRDPDLEELIATIGRMPQRKALRVVPWTEEGFSQFAQGADEPVFAAAEKYGVPVFVLLPGRTRLLRPYLRKFPNVKVIVDHCGVRLPLGAPPAERFADFEDVLALAEFPNVSVKWSHAPRLSSEGYPYRDVLGMLLRVVEAFTPRRVMWGSDHTQSKDHHSWAEALHYIRDTGELSGEEKAWILGRSVRTTLNWPAPAR, from the coding sequence ATGGACATCGTCGACGCTCAAGTGCACTTCAACTTACTGGGCAGCTTGGAGGCGGGGATGACCGCCATGGACGCCGTGGGCGTGAAGGCCGTTCTGTACGACGAGTACTGGGGATTCGACGAGCGATCGCGCATCCTGCCCGGGTACGAGTTACCGAACGGCGCGTTTCGGCACGTCTTTCCCCTCGCCGAAGAGGCGGCGTTGCGCTTCCCGGAGCGTTTCGCGTACCTCGTGCGCTTCGATCGACGTGACCCGGACCTCGAAGAGCTCATCGCCACCATCGGGAGGATGCCGCAACGTAAAGCCTTGCGGGTCGTGCCGTGGACGGAGGAAGGCTTCTCGCAATTCGCGCAGGGTGCGGACGAACCGGTGTTCGCGGCGGCCGAGAAGTACGGCGTGCCGGTGTTCGTGCTGCTGCCCGGCCGTACTCGCCTCTTGCGGCCGTACCTGCGCAAGTTCCCGAACGTGAAGGTCATCGTCGACCATTGCGGGGTGCGTCTTCCCTTGGGCGCGCCGCCTGCCGAGCGGTTCGCGGACTTCGAGGACGTCTTGGCCTTGGCGGAATTTCCGAACGTGTCGGTGAAATGGAGTCACGCGCCACGCTTGTCCAGCGAAGGGTATCCGTACCGAGACGTTCTCGGCATGCTGCTGCGCGTGGTGGAGGCGTTCACGCCGCGGCGGGTGATGTGGGGAAGCGATCACACGCAAAGCAAGGACCACCACTCTTGGGCGGAGGCCCTGCACTACATTCGCGATACCGGCGAGTTGTCCGGCGAGGAGAAAGCCTGGATTCTGGGTCGCAGCGTCCGCACCACCTTGAACTGGCCCGCACCCGCGCGGTGA
- a CDS encoding double zinc ribbon domain-containing protein, whose protein sequence is MAEGRLNHLVKRVGEDAAVRTPLHYRLCSRCGRAVPLSSTEHYCINDGTWLMEVCPLCRAPIFSPYTRYCAACGEPLLQSHEGAP, encoded by the coding sequence GTGGCAGAAGGGAGGTTGAATCATCTTGTGAAACGTGTTGGCGAAGACGCTGCCGTCCGGACACCCCTTCACTACCGGCTGTGCTCGCGCTGTGGGCGCGCCGTGCCGCTCAGTTCCACGGAGCATTACTGCATCAACGACGGGACTTGGCTCATGGAGGTCTGTCCGCTGTGCCGCGCGCCGATCTTCAGTCCCTACACCCGCTACTGCGCGGCTTGCGGCGAGCCTCTGCTGCAGTCGCATGAAGGGGCGCCATGA